A section of the Streptomyces sp. Je 1-369 genome encodes:
- a CDS encoding HtaA domain-containing protein gives MPSSGQARAIGRAGTVAALTALAGALLPAAVAHADDRTVRGGRLDWGIKSSFQSYVTGPIAHGGSTLQGGAATVGGSQFRFHSAKGSYDPDSGAFSAGFSGGVRFTGHKKGGSYELDLTISRPTVKVSGGSGTLYADMVSKEKGTGKVTSTPQVPLASLNVSGIDMKGGAGPVALNDLPATLTSQGAEAFAGYYAAGTALDPVSLSTDLVAKSEPKSEPKPKSEPKSKAKPESGEGKRESAAGRIENAAVDWGVRRTFREYVTGPIAKGEWKLSAGAQDGGALFRFPRGEGTYDEKKHTLAADFAGSVRFTGAHGLDLTLAGIAVEVKGGKGTLSADVESKGDRGTTLKDAPLITFPAAAKELRPQDGLVSLAEVPSKLTAEGAKAFGGMYKAGSAMDPLSLAVALDGGAKLPALPDLGSSAAPEPAPEKHARPKTENAAKSADSSSNAVPIGVGAGVAVLLAAAVAFGVVRKRRAAADTSTSTADDS, from the coding sequence ATGCCGTCGTCCGGACAGGCGCGCGCCATCGGCCGCGCAGGAACCGTGGCCGCGCTCACCGCACTGGCCGGAGCCCTGCTCCCGGCGGCCGTCGCGCACGCCGACGACCGCACGGTCCGGGGCGGCAGGCTCGACTGGGGCATCAAGTCCTCCTTCCAGAGCTACGTCACCGGGCCCATCGCCCACGGCGGTTCGACGCTCCAAGGGGGCGCCGCCACGGTCGGCGGCAGCCAGTTCCGCTTCCACTCGGCGAAGGGTTCGTACGACCCGGACAGCGGGGCGTTCAGTGCCGGGTTCTCGGGCGGGGTGCGCTTCACCGGCCACAAGAAGGGCGGCTCGTACGAGCTCGACCTCACGATCAGCCGCCCCACCGTGAAGGTGTCCGGCGGCTCCGGCACGCTCTACGCCGACATGGTCAGCAAGGAGAAGGGCACCGGCAAGGTCACCTCGACCCCGCAGGTGCCGCTCGCCTCGCTCAACGTCTCCGGCATCGACATGAAGGGCGGCGCGGGCCCGGTCGCCCTCAACGACCTGCCCGCGACGCTCACGTCACAGGGTGCCGAGGCGTTCGCGGGGTACTACGCGGCGGGCACCGCGCTCGATCCGGTGAGCCTGTCGACGGACCTCGTCGCGAAGTCCGAGCCCAAGTCGGAGCCCAAGCCCAAGTCCGAACCCAAGTCCAAGGCCAAGCCCGAATCCGGCGAGGGGAAAAGGGAGTCGGCAGCGGGGCGCATCGAGAACGCCGCCGTCGACTGGGGCGTGCGCCGCACCTTCCGCGAGTACGTCACCGGGCCCATCGCCAAGGGCGAGTGGAAACTGTCCGCCGGCGCCCAGGACGGCGGCGCGCTCTTCCGCTTCCCGCGGGGCGAGGGCACGTACGACGAGAAAAAGCACACCCTCGCCGCGGACTTCGCCGGGTCCGTGCGCTTCACCGGCGCGCACGGCCTCGACCTGACGCTCGCCGGAATCGCCGTCGAGGTGAAGGGCGGCAAGGGCACGCTCTCGGCGGACGTCGAGAGCAAGGGCGACCGCGGCACCACCCTGAAGGACGCCCCACTGATCACCTTCCCTGCGGCGGCAAAGGAGTTGAGGCCACAGGACGGCCTCGTCTCCCTCGCCGAGGTGCCGTCGAAGCTCACCGCCGAGGGAGCCAAGGCGTTCGGCGGCATGTACAAGGCGGGCTCCGCGATGGACCCCCTGTCGCTCGCCGTCGCCCTCGACGGCGGGGCGAAGCTGCCCGCGCTGCCCGACCTCGGCTCGTCCGCGGCACCGGAGCCCGCACCGGAGAAGCACGCGCGGCCGAAGACCGAGAACGCCGCGAAATCCGCCGACTCCTCGTCGAACGCCGTGCCCATCGGCGTCGGCGCGGGCGTCGCGGTCCTGCTCGCCGCGGCGGTCGCATTCGGGGTCGTACGCAAGAGGCGGGCGGCGGCCGACACGTCGACGTCCACCGCCGACGACTCCTGA
- a CDS encoding heme/hemin ABC transporter substrate-binding protein, which produces MRRARSLRIAGAWAAVLALGLAGCGTSDDGGGRAGKADAEAAAAAPDRIEPLAARPKAELPATVTSADGHRVTVKDTSRIVPLTGSLNEIVFTLGLGDNVVARDITATFEQAEKLPVVTRAHDVSAESVLSLEPTVVLADSTTGPAEAVDQIRDAGIPLIVFDPAKGLDDVSPRIEAVAKALGVEKAGTELTARTERRLDAVRADIPAGTREKKPRVAFLYLRGTASVYLLGGRESGASSLLEAAGAVDAGKESGLRKDFTAITSEALAEAAPDAILVMTKGLDSVGGIDGLLKVPGVAETPAGLDRRVVSVDDGVLLNYGPRTDQVLKSLVKQLYAGGSAS; this is translated from the coding sequence GTGCGTAGGGCGCGCTCACTCCGTATCGCCGGCGCATGGGCCGCCGTGCTCGCGCTCGGCCTGGCCGGGTGCGGGACATCGGACGACGGCGGAGGACGGGCAGGCAAGGCGGACGCCGAGGCGGCGGCCGCCGCACCCGACCGGATCGAGCCCCTCGCGGCCCGGCCGAAGGCCGAACTCCCCGCCACCGTCACCTCCGCCGACGGCCACCGGGTGACGGTGAAGGACACCAGCCGCATCGTGCCGCTCACCGGCAGCCTGAACGAGATCGTCTTCACCCTGGGACTCGGCGACAACGTCGTCGCGCGCGACATCACCGCCACCTTCGAGCAGGCGGAGAAGCTGCCGGTGGTGACGCGCGCGCACGACGTCTCGGCGGAGAGCGTGCTGTCGCTCGAACCGACCGTCGTCCTCGCGGACTCGACCACAGGACCCGCCGAGGCCGTCGACCAGATCCGCGACGCGGGCATCCCTCTCATCGTGTTCGACCCCGCGAAGGGCCTCGACGACGTGAGCCCGCGCATCGAGGCGGTCGCGAAGGCCCTGGGCGTCGAGAAGGCGGGCACCGAGCTGACCGCGCGCACCGAGCGACGGCTCGACGCGGTCCGCGCGGACATCCCCGCGGGGACCCGCGAGAAGAAGCCCCGGGTCGCCTTCCTCTACCTGCGCGGCACCGCCTCCGTGTATCTGCTCGGCGGCCGCGAGTCCGGGGCGAGTTCGCTCCTGGAGGCGGCGGGCGCGGTCGACGCGGGCAAGGAGTCCGGGCTGCGGAAGGACTTCACCGCGATCACCAGCGAGGCGCTCGCCGAGGCCGCACCGGACGCGATCCTCGTGATGACGAAGGGCCTGGACTCGGTGGGCGGCATCGACGGACTCCTGAAGGTGCCGGGCGTCGCCGAGACGCCCGCGGGCCTGGACCGCCGCGTCGTCTCCGTCGACGACGGCGTGCTCCTCAACTACGGGCCACGGACCGACCAGGTCCTCAAGTCCCTGGTGAAGCAGTTGTACGCGGGCGGCTCCGCGTCATGA
- a CDS encoding FecCD family ABC transporter permease — MSLLTGPGTRRTSPVTTRESPRTRRAAAVPLTVGLVAALVVLCLVSAGVGAYDIPLGDVVSSVRHRMGLGGSALDRVGESVLWNVRLPRVVLALLVGASLGCAGALMQGVFGNPLAEPGVIGISSGAAVGAVASLALGFSFFGNWTVTVCAFVAGLATVLLVYAMSREGGRTEVVTLILTGIAVNAFAGALIGLCIFFADNAQISQITFWQLGSLAQATWPKVLAVLPCALLGLAVAPLYSRKLDLLALGERPARHLGVDVERLRFVLVLVVALLTAAAVSVAGIITFVGLLVPHLLRMAAGPGHRFLVPGSALGGALVLVAADLAARTVAAPAELPLGVLTALFGSPFFFWLLRRTRRRQGGWA, encoded by the coding sequence ATGAGCCTGCTGACCGGACCCGGGACCCGGAGGACCTCTCCCGTGACCACGCGGGAATCCCCCCGGACCCGCCGCGCCGCCGCCGTCCCCCTCACCGTCGGCCTCGTCGCCGCCCTCGTCGTCCTGTGCCTGGTCTCCGCCGGTGTCGGCGCGTACGACATCCCGCTCGGCGACGTCGTCTCCTCCGTGCGGCACCGCATGGGTCTCGGCGGGTCCGCGCTCGACCGGGTCGGCGAGAGCGTGCTGTGGAACGTGCGGCTGCCGCGCGTCGTGCTCGCCCTCCTCGTCGGCGCCTCGCTCGGCTGCGCGGGTGCGCTGATGCAGGGCGTGTTCGGCAATCCGCTCGCCGAACCCGGCGTCATCGGGATCTCGTCGGGCGCCGCCGTCGGCGCCGTCGCCTCCCTCGCGCTCGGCTTCTCCTTCTTCGGGAACTGGACCGTCACCGTCTGCGCGTTCGTCGCCGGGCTCGCGACGGTCCTGCTCGTGTACGCCATGTCGCGCGAAGGCGGCCGTACGGAAGTCGTCACGCTGATCCTCACCGGCATCGCCGTGAACGCCTTCGCGGGCGCCCTCATCGGCCTCTGCATCTTCTTCGCGGACAACGCGCAGATCAGCCAGATCACGTTCTGGCAGCTCGGCTCGCTCGCGCAGGCGACGTGGCCGAAGGTCCTCGCCGTGCTGCCGTGCGCGCTGCTCGGTCTCGCCGTCGCGCCGCTGTACTCCCGGAAGCTGGACCTCCTCGCGCTCGGCGAACGGCCCGCGCGGCACCTGGGCGTGGACGTGGAGCGGCTGCGGTTCGTACTCGTCCTCGTGGTGGCGCTGCTCACCGCGGCGGCCGTGTCCGTCGCCGGGATCATCACCTTCGTCGGCCTCCTCGTCCCCCATCTGCTGAGGATGGCCGCAGGCCCCGGGCACCGCTTCCTCGTGCCCGGGAGCGCGCTCGGCGGAGCGCTGGTCCTCGTCGCGGCCGATCTGGCCGCGCGTACGGTGGCCGCGCCCGCCGAGCTGCCGCTCGGTGTGCTGACCGCGCTCTTCGGCAGCCCGTTCTTCTTCTGGCTGCTGCGCAGGACCCGTCGCAGGCAAGGGGGTTGGGCATGA
- a CDS encoding heme ABC transporter ATP-binding protein, with product MIGELGRRLFAGRERALPAPVAPGDVLAETEGLRVRLGGREVLGGVLGGVSLVARAGEVLALVGPNGAGKSSLLAALAGDLPSADGIVRVCGRPAADWPAPDLALRRAVLPQSAALSFPFPVEDVVRMGRAPWDGTRRADDDDRIVREAMAATEVTEFAARPFAALSGGERARVALARVLAQRAPLLLLDEPTAALDLRHQELVLRICRDRAAAGDAVVVVLHDLGLAAAYADRVAVLRGGTIAAEGTPGDVFGEALLSEVYRQPVEVFPHPRTGAPVVAPLRDPRTPA from the coding sequence ATGATCGGGGAGTTGGGCAGGAGGCTCTTCGCGGGCCGTGAACGGGCGCTGCCCGCGCCGGTCGCCCCGGGTGACGTCCTCGCCGAGACCGAGGGGCTGCGGGTGCGGCTCGGGGGGCGGGAGGTGCTCGGCGGGGTGCTGGGCGGGGTGTCGCTCGTCGCGCGCGCTGGTGAGGTGCTCGCCCTTGTCGGGCCCAACGGGGCCGGGAAGTCGTCCCTGTTGGCCGCACTGGCCGGTGACCTGCCGTCCGCCGACGGGATCGTACGCGTCTGCGGCAGGCCCGCCGCCGACTGGCCCGCCCCCGACCTCGCCCTGCGCAGGGCCGTGCTGCCGCAGTCCGCCGCGCTGTCCTTCCCCTTCCCCGTCGAGGACGTCGTCCGCATGGGCCGCGCGCCCTGGGACGGGACACGGCGGGCGGACGACGACGACCGGATCGTGCGCGAGGCGATGGCGGCCACCGAGGTGACGGAGTTCGCCGCGCGCCCCTTCGCCGCGCTCAGCGGCGGCGAGCGGGCCCGGGTCGCGCTGGCCCGCGTCCTCGCCCAGCGCGCCCCGCTGCTGCTGCTCGACGAGCCGACCGCCGCCCTGGACCTGCGCCACCAGGAGCTGGTCCTGCGGATCTGCCGGGACCGGGCGGCGGCCGGTGACGCGGTCGTGGTGGTCCTGCACGATCTGGGGCTCGCGGCGGCGTACGCGGACCGGGTCGCGGTGCTGCGCGGCGGGACGATCGCGGCGGAGGGCACCCCCGGCGACGTATTCGGGGAAGCGCTGCTCTCCGAGGTGTACCGGCAGCCCGTCGAGGTCTTCCCGCACCCGCGCACCGGCGCCCCCGTGGTCGCTCCGCTACGGGACCCGCGCACCCCTGCTTGA
- the efeO gene encoding iron uptake system protein EfeO codes for MRPARVPVVTAVVAAAALTAVTGCTEKSDAKGGGANSVSVTATDDKCEVSKKELTAGHVELAIENKGSKVTEVYLLFPDDRIVSERENIGPGTKQKLTAEVKAGSYDIACKPGMKGDGIRQKVTVTGGGKSVKRDPRLDKAVAEYRAYAQAQADETLPATKTFTDAVREGDLDAAKKAYAPSRIGWERTEPVAESFGDIDPKVDVREDGLEEGQDLEKDWTGWHRLERALWKDEKTGKREKALATQLDKDLLDWQKRVGKAVITPTSMANGAKELLDEVATGKVTGEEERYSHTDLVDFKANVEGAQKSYELLKPVAAENDPKLTKELDKQFAALNKLLEKHREGGAGSYTFTSYDKVGKADRKELHDGVNALAEPLSKLAAAVAVAKTK; via the coding sequence GTGCGACCCGCCCGTGTCCCCGTCGTCACCGCCGTCGTCGCCGCGGCGGCCCTGACCGCCGTCACCGGCTGCACGGAGAAGAGCGACGCCAAGGGCGGCGGGGCGAACAGTGTCAGCGTGACCGCCACCGACGACAAGTGCGAGGTCTCCAAGAAGGAGCTCACCGCCGGACACGTCGAGCTGGCCATCGAGAACAAGGGCTCCAAGGTCACCGAGGTCTACCTCCTCTTCCCCGACGACCGCATCGTCAGCGAGCGCGAGAACATCGGCCCCGGCACGAAGCAGAAGCTGACCGCCGAGGTGAAGGCGGGCTCGTACGACATCGCCTGCAAGCCCGGCATGAAGGGCGACGGCATCCGCCAGAAGGTCACCGTCACGGGCGGCGGGAAGTCGGTCAAGCGCGACCCGCGGCTGGACAAGGCCGTCGCCGAGTACCGGGCCTACGCGCAGGCGCAGGCCGACGAGACGCTGCCCGCCACGAAGACCTTCACCGACGCCGTGCGCGAGGGCGACCTGGACGCGGCGAAGAAGGCGTACGCCCCCTCACGCATCGGCTGGGAGCGCACCGAGCCGGTCGCGGAGTCCTTCGGCGACATCGACCCGAAGGTCGACGTGCGCGAGGACGGCCTCGAAGAGGGCCAGGACCTGGAGAAGGACTGGACGGGCTGGCACCGTCTGGAGCGCGCGCTGTGGAAGGACGAGAAGACCGGCAAGCGCGAGAAGGCGCTCGCCACGCAGCTCGACAAGGACCTCCTCGACTGGCAGAAGCGCGTCGGCAAGGCGGTCATCACACCGACCTCCATGGCCAACGGCGCCAAGGAGCTCCTCGACGAAGTCGCCACCGGCAAGGTCACCGGCGAGGAGGAGCGCTACTCGCACACCGACCTCGTCGACTTCAAGGCCAACGTCGAGGGCGCCCAGAAGTCGTACGAGCTCCTGAAGCCGGTCGCCGCCGAGAACGACCCGAAGCTCACCAAGGAGCTCGACAAGCAGTTCGCGGCGCTGAACAAGCTCCTGGAGAAGCACCGCGAGGGCGGCGCGGGCTCCTACACGTTCACGTCGTACGACAAGGTCGGCAAGGCGGACCGCAAGGAGCTGCACGACGGCGTCAACGCGCTGGCCGAGCCGCTGTCGAAGCTCGCCGCCGCCGTCGCCGTCGCCAAGACCAAGTAG
- the efeB gene encoding iron uptake transporter deferrochelatase/peroxidase subunit: MAESTTSRRAVLGWGGAGLALGAAAAGGAVAMARSGDAVAPAAEPGAAVAFHGAHQAGIATAVQDRLHFAAFDVKTADRDEFVQLLKDWTEAAARMTAGHAVGEGAYGGLAEAPPDDTGEALGLRPSRLTLTIGFGPSLFGKFGLGDRRPEALVDLPKFPGDNLDKARSGGDLCVQACADDPQVAVHAIRNLARIGFGKVAVRWSQLGFGKTSSTTPDAQTPRNMMGFKDGTRNIAGTDAAALDRHVWVGEKDGPGWLTGGSYLVARRIRMNIETWDRTSLQEQEDVFGRDKGEGAPVGKAKERDEPFLKAMKPDAHVRLAHPDTNDGATILRRGYSFTDGTDGLGRLDAGLFFLAYQRDVRKGFIPVQRSLSRSDALNEYIQHVGSAVFAVPPGVRGKDDWWGRGLFTREA; the protein is encoded by the coding sequence ATGGCTGAGTCGACCACCTCAAGGCGTGCCGTGCTCGGCTGGGGCGGTGCCGGGCTCGCGCTCGGCGCGGCCGCGGCCGGTGGCGCCGTGGCGATGGCCCGCTCCGGCGACGCCGTGGCGCCCGCCGCCGAGCCGGGGGCCGCCGTCGCCTTCCACGGCGCGCACCAGGCCGGTATCGCCACCGCCGTCCAGGACCGGCTGCACTTCGCGGCGTTCGACGTGAAGACGGCCGACCGGGACGAGTTCGTGCAGCTCCTCAAGGACTGGACGGAGGCGGCGGCGCGGATGACCGCGGGCCACGCGGTCGGCGAGGGCGCGTACGGCGGGCTCGCCGAGGCACCGCCGGACGACACCGGCGAGGCGCTCGGCCTCAGGCCGTCCCGGCTCACCCTGACGATCGGCTTCGGCCCGTCCCTGTTCGGGAAGTTCGGGCTCGGCGACCGGCGCCCCGAGGCGCTCGTCGACCTTCCCAAGTTCCCCGGCGACAACCTCGACAAGGCCCGCAGCGGCGGCGACCTGTGCGTGCAGGCCTGCGCGGACGACCCGCAGGTCGCGGTGCACGCGATCCGCAACCTCGCCCGCATCGGCTTCGGCAAGGTCGCCGTGCGCTGGTCCCAGCTGGGCTTCGGCAAGACGTCGTCGACGACGCCGGACGCCCAGACGCCGCGCAACATGATGGGCTTCAAGGACGGCACGCGGAACATCGCGGGCACCGACGCCGCCGCGCTCGACCGGCACGTGTGGGTCGGCGAGAAGGACGGGCCCGGCTGGCTGACGGGCGGCTCCTACCTGGTGGCCCGCCGGATCCGCATGAACATCGAGACGTGGGACCGGACCTCGCTGCAGGAGCAGGAGGACGTCTTCGGCCGCGACAAGGGCGAGGGCGCGCCGGTCGGCAAGGCCAAGGAACGCGACGAGCCGTTCCTCAAGGCGATGAAGCCGGACGCGCACGTCCGCCTCGCCCACCCCGACACCAACGACGGGGCGACGATCCTGCGCCGCGGCTACTCCTTCACGGACGGCACCGACGGCCTGGGCCGCCTGGACGCGGGCCTCTTCTTCCTCGCGTACCAGCGGGACGTCCGCAAGGGCTTCATCCCGGTGCAGCGCAGCCTGTCGCGCTCCGACGCGCTCAACGAGTACATCCAGCACGTGGGCTCCGCGGTCTTCGCGGTCCCGCCGGGCGTCCGCGGCAAGGACGACTGGTGGGGCAGGGGCCTGTTCACCCGGGAGGCGTGA
- the efeU gene encoding iron uptake transporter permease EfeU, which translates to MFGNYLIGLREGLEASLVVCILIAYLVKTERRDALVAVWAGIGVAVALALGFGCALTFGSQELTFEAQEALGGSLSIVAVGLVTWMVFWMRRTARHLKAELHGKLDAALRMGTAALVATAFLAVGREGLETALFVWASVRASSDGSHTPLIGVLLGLLTAVALGWLFYRGAVRINLAKFFTWTGAMLVVVAAGVLAYGVHDLQEARFVGGLSDKAFDVSATVPPDSWYGTLLKGVFNFQPDPTVLQVVVWLLYLVPTLAFFFAPTRPRASTPRKATPERATVPEQG; encoded by the coding sequence ATGTTCGGCAACTATCTGATCGGCCTGCGCGAGGGCCTGGAGGCCAGTCTGGTCGTCTGCATCCTCATCGCGTACCTGGTGAAGACCGAACGGCGGGACGCGCTCGTCGCCGTCTGGGCCGGCATCGGCGTCGCGGTGGCGCTCGCGCTGGGCTTCGGCTGCGCGCTCACCTTCGGCTCGCAGGAGCTGACGTTCGAGGCGCAGGAGGCACTCGGCGGCTCCCTGTCGATCGTCGCGGTGGGCCTGGTGACGTGGATGGTCTTCTGGATGCGGCGCACGGCACGGCACTTGAAGGCCGAGCTGCACGGCAAGCTCGACGCCGCGCTCCGGATGGGCACCGCCGCGCTGGTCGCGACGGCGTTCCTCGCGGTGGGCCGTGAGGGCCTGGAGACGGCGCTGTTCGTGTGGGCGTCGGTACGGGCGTCCAGTGACGGCTCGCACACCCCGCTGATCGGCGTGCTCCTCGGGCTGCTCACCGCGGTCGCGCTCGGCTGGCTGTTCTACCGGGGCGCGGTCCGCATCAACCTCGCGAAGTTCTTCACCTGGACCGGCGCGATGCTGGTCGTCGTGGCCGCGGGCGTCCTCGCGTACGGCGTGCACGACCTCCAGGAGGCGCGGTTCGTCGGCGGGTTGAGCGACAAGGCGTTCGACGTCAGCGCGACGGTCCCGCCGGACAGCTGGTACGGCACGCTCCTGAAGGGCGTCTTCAACTTCCAGCCCGACCCGACGGTGCTGCAGGTCGTGGTGTGGCTGCTGTACCTCGTCCCGACGCTGGCGTTCTTCTTCGCCCCGACGCGGCCCCGCGCTTCCACTCCGCGGAAGGCGACGCCCGAGAGGGCAACAGTTCCGGAACAGGGTTGA
- a CDS encoding bifunctional DNA primase/polymerase, which yields MGAEFGSRSGGRSRISQWLRRGPKDTSADDRAREDLLLAAAGAGLPLAPAAYPSGYRCSCDRIGCPTPARHPVSFAWQTQSTTDRGQIERWARHQPQANFITATGMVHDVLDVPLDAGLEALERLLAAGIDVGPVAESGGSNGHGRLLFFTATRGTPEDEDEWWPCELDCHPETMDEHPGLRWHCRGSYVLVPPARLPGDLEVRWLRGPEHPLPDPLTLLATLTDECARVAGEPQQDIAAWPLRG from the coding sequence ATGGGCGCGGAGTTCGGCAGCCGGTCCGGCGGGCGGAGCAGGATTTCCCAGTGGCTCCGACGGGGTCCCAAGGACACATCGGCGGATGACCGGGCCCGCGAGGACCTGCTCCTCGCGGCCGCGGGGGCCGGGCTGCCTCTCGCGCCCGCCGCGTATCCGTCGGGGTACCGATGTTCGTGCGACCGCATCGGCTGCCCCACACCGGCCCGGCACCCCGTCTCCTTCGCCTGGCAGACGCAGTCGACGACCGACCGCGGCCAGATCGAGCGGTGGGCACGCCACCAGCCCCAGGCCAACTTCATCACCGCGACCGGCATGGTCCACGACGTCCTCGACGTACCGCTGGACGCGGGCCTCGAAGCGCTGGAGCGGCTCCTCGCGGCCGGTATCGACGTCGGCCCCGTCGCCGAGTCGGGCGGCAGCAACGGACACGGCAGGCTCCTCTTCTTCACCGCGACCCGCGGCACCCCCGAGGACGAGGACGAGTGGTGGCCCTGCGAGCTGGACTGCCACCCCGAGACGATGGACGAGCATCCGGGCCTGCGCTGGCACTGCCGGGGTTCCTACGTCCTGGTGCCGCCCGCCCGGCTCCCCGGTGACCTGGAGGTGCGCTGGCTGCGCGGCCCCGAGCACCCGCTGCCCGACCCGCTGACGCTCCTCGCGACGCTCACCGACGAGTGCGCCCGGGTCGCGGGCGAGCCCCAACAGGACATCGCCGCCTGGCCGTTGCGGGGCTGA
- a CDS encoding glycerophosphodiester phosphodiesterase — translation MVIRTVLTGLTALTLTAPNGFLGPIEWGGGPLTVDALPRVVYTAHRGGALEVPENSMSGLRTAYERGTAQVIDFDTRILRDGTLVVMHDETVDRTTYASGSVRTMDRWDWLTVLLRPGAALPGDWQPERPPTVAEVLDRFGGKIMLMLEAKDPRSLEPLARLIRSRKLTRSVFVNTNDPAVARRAHRLGLLAQLWRSKRQMLSDRPEGWAAFVDVLDVDYKARDGDLLRAVNSGIPRVWAHTVTTPKQRDRVLWLGCNGVITDAPGLLSRTPVKKYKPVRAGGPVRR, via the coding sequence ATGGTCATTAGGACTGTGCTGACGGGCCTCACGGCGCTCACCCTCACGGCACCGAACGGCTTCCTCGGCCCGATCGAGTGGGGCGGCGGGCCCCTGACCGTGGACGCGCTCCCCCGCGTCGTCTACACGGCGCACCGCGGCGGAGCCCTGGAGGTGCCGGAGAACAGCATGTCGGGCCTCCGGACGGCCTACGAACGCGGCACGGCCCAGGTCATCGACTTCGATACGCGGATACTGCGTGACGGCACGCTGGTGGTCATGCACGACGAGACCGTGGACCGCACCACGTACGCGTCCGGCTCGGTCCGCACCATGGACCGGTGGGACTGGCTGACCGTCCTGCTGCGGCCGGGGGCCGCGCTGCCGGGCGACTGGCAGCCGGAGCGGCCGCCGACGGTCGCGGAGGTCCTCGACCGGTTCGGCGGGAAGATCATGCTGATGCTGGAGGCCAAGGACCCCAGGAGCCTGGAACCACTCGCCCGGCTGATCCGCTCGCGCAAGCTGACCCGCTCGGTGTTCGTGAACACGAACGACCCCGCGGTCGCCCGCCGCGCCCATCGGCTGGGGCTGCTCGCCCAGCTGTGGCGCTCCAAGCGGCAGATGCTCAGCGACCGCCCGGAGGGGTGGGCGGCGTTCGTGGACGTCCTTGACGTGGACTACAAGGCGCGCGACGGCGACCTGCTGCGGGCGGTCAACTCGGGCATCCCGCGAGTGTGGGCGCACACCGTGACCACTCCGAAGCAGCGCGACCGGGTGCTGTGGCTGGGCTGCAACGGCGTGATCACGGACGCCCCGGGCCTGCTCTCGCGCACACCGGTCAAGAAGTACAAGCCGGTGCGGGCGGGCGGGCCCGTCAGGCGCTGA
- a CDS encoding TetR/AcrR family transcriptional regulator → MAQKTVPDSTRRSERSRRAIYDAALALVTEVGYGKLTIEAIAARAGVGKQTIYRWWTSKGAVLLDAFLDLGEQAARAASENAGRTELQTEIPNSGDLEADLKYVMRATVDEFNDAKYDAPYRALAAEGLLNPELGAEFVEKLLEPQLQLYVKRVEQARDAGQVAPGVDPRIALELWASPLAQRWMMRSGPLTHAYADTLVEYALYGITPRPRTS, encoded by the coding sequence ATGGCCCAGAAGACCGTCCCCGACTCCACGCGCCGCAGCGAACGCTCGCGCCGCGCGATCTACGACGCCGCCCTCGCCCTCGTCACCGAGGTCGGCTACGGCAAGCTCACGATCGAGGCCATCGCCGCCCGCGCCGGTGTCGGCAAGCAGACGATCTACCGCTGGTGGACGTCCAAGGGCGCCGTCCTGCTCGACGCCTTCCTCGACCTCGGCGAACAGGCCGCCCGCGCCGCGAGCGAGAACGCGGGCCGGACGGAGCTCCAGACCGAGATCCCGAACTCGGGCGACCTGGAGGCCGATCTCAAGTACGTGATGCGGGCCACCGTCGACGAGTTCAATGACGCCAAGTACGACGCCCCCTACCGCGCGCTCGCCGCCGAGGGGCTGCTCAACCCCGAGCTGGGCGCCGAATTCGTCGAGAAGCTCCTGGAGCCGCAGCTCCAGCTCTACGTGAAGCGCGTGGAGCAGGCCCGCGACGCGGGCCAGGTCGCCCCCGGCGTCGACCCCCGCATCGCCCTGGAACTGTGGGCCAGCCCGCTCGCCCAGCGCTGGATGATGCGCTCGGGCCCGCTCACCCACGCCTACGCCGACACACTCGTCGAGTACGCCCTCTACGGCATCACCCCGCGCCCTCGGACCTCCTGA